One Nostoc punctiforme PCC 73102 DNA window includes the following coding sequences:
- a CDS encoding orange carotenoid protein N-terminal domain-containing protein yields MTSTNINFLEQSVSKFQSLDTDDRLTVLALLYTEIGDEIPSLCLNNVPNEKTANLVAQIQNLPQAEQLFALRQLLNQDEVGETAIPTEEYAAMNADDKLGFWYQLAQNLGTSIINVPDDYIPSEKATEVVDLLHTPNIEDLVTFFKRVL; encoded by the coding sequence ATGACTTCTACAAACATCAATTTTTTAGAACAAAGTGTATCAAAATTTCAGAGTTTGGATACAGACGATCGCTTGACTGTCCTAGCCTTACTTTATACTGAAATTGGTGATGAAATTCCGTCTCTATGTCTCAATAATGTACCGAATGAAAAGACTGCGAATTTAGTTGCACAAATTCAAAACCTGCCACAGGCAGAACAGCTTTTTGCTTTGCGTCAGTTGCTAAACCAAGATGAAGTAGGAGAAACAGCAATTCCTACTGAAGAGTACGCTGCAATGAACGCTGATGATAAATTAGGTTTTTGGTATCAATTAGCCCAAAATTTGGGAACTTCAATCATCAATGTACCAGATGACTATATACCTTCTGAAAAAGCTACAGAAGTAGTAGATTTACTTCACACACCAAACATTGAAGATTTAGTGACTTTCTTCAAGCGGGTGCTGTAA